In a single window of the Veillonella sp. genome:
- the thiD gene encoding bifunctional hydroxymethylpyrimidine kinase/phosphomethylpyrimidine kinase → MKLHTALTIAGTDPSGGAGIMADLKSFQSRNVYGMAVVTSVVAQNTTGVHHVEHLSLESIEKQLHDVYSDIAPQAVKTGMIALPEMMDLIYPYVSKDIPYVMDPVMIATSGDRLVSDEAVNFLKSKLIPTATVITPNRSEAEVLADMAIDCESDITTAAHRILQDLGPKVVIIKGGHIGEDATDYAFTKDGSVRTWSSPKYDTVHTHGTGCTFSAVITAELAKGRDVIDAIGIAKDYIALAIKHNPALGHGCGPVNHMAYGLLANGPETMDELLKDD, encoded by the coding sequence ATGAAATTACATACTGCACTAACAATTGCTGGTACTGACCCAAGCGGCGGTGCTGGTATTATGGCCGATTTGAAATCATTCCAAAGCCGAAATGTATACGGCATGGCTGTCGTTACCTCTGTAGTGGCCCAAAATACTACGGGTGTACATCATGTAGAACATCTATCCTTAGAAAGCATAGAGAAACAGTTACACGATGTGTACTCAGATATTGCGCCCCAAGCCGTTAAGACAGGCATGATTGCTTTACCGGAAATGATGGACCTCATCTATCCTTATGTGAGCAAGGATATTCCGTACGTAATGGATCCTGTTATGATTGCTACCAGCGGTGACCGACTCGTATCAGATGAGGCGGTGAATTTCTTAAAATCTAAACTCATTCCTACTGCCACAGTTATCACCCCTAATCGTAGTGAGGCTGAGGTCTTAGCTGACATGGCTATTGATTGTGAAAGCGATATAACAACGGCGGCTCATCGTATCTTACAGGACTTAGGTCCTAAAGTGGTAATCATTAAGGGCGGTCACATCGGCGAAGATGCAACGGATTATGCTTTCACCAAAGATGGTAGCGTACGCACTTGGTCTAGTCCTAAATATGATACGGTGCACACACATGGTACGGGCTGTACCTTCTCTGCAGTTATTACGGCAGAACTTGCTAAAGGGCGTGACGTAATTGACGCCATCGGTATTGCTAAGGACTATATCGCTCTTGCTATTAAGCATAACCCAGCGCTAGGCCATGGCTGTGGTCCTGTTAACCATATGGCTTATGGACTACTAGCTAATGGACCTGAGACAATGGATGAGCTCTTGAAAGATGACTAG